One genomic segment of Salinigranum rubrum includes these proteins:
- a CDS encoding WD40/YVTN/BNR-like repeat-containing protein — MDRLFAALPDRVVAVDADADGAEVRRETTPTPDASLQCVAASPLDPDIVCCGTADDGLFRSEDAGATWHSVEGIDHARVTSVACVPSEHGSTAVTWWAGTEPSRVYRSADALAWTACDGLTDLPSSSSWAFPPRPHTHHVRWIQADAHDSDHLYVAVEAGALVRTHDGGETWEDRVEGSRRDTHSMTVHSDAPGRAYCAAGDGYAETEDGGETWTHPQAGLDHRYCWSVVVDPADPDHRLLSAASGAMRAHRAGSADTYVYRKQGEDPWERVDGLPTGDGVTRYVLAVGDEGFYALSNAGLFRSPDGGDEPWDRLPLAVDDDATVAGLVAI; from the coding sequence ATGGACCGCCTGTTCGCCGCTCTCCCCGACCGCGTGGTCGCCGTCGACGCCGACGCCGACGGAGCCGAGGTCCGCCGCGAGACCACACCGACTCCGGACGCCTCGCTCCAGTGCGTCGCCGCCTCGCCTCTCGACCCCGACATCGTCTGCTGTGGCACCGCCGACGACGGCCTCTTTCGCTCCGAGGACGCGGGCGCAACGTGGCACTCGGTGGAGGGCATCGACCACGCTCGGGTGACGAGCGTCGCCTGCGTGCCGTCCGAACACGGCTCCACGGCCGTCACCTGGTGGGCCGGCACCGAACCGAGCCGGGTGTACCGCTCCGCCGACGCGCTCGCGTGGACCGCCTGCGACGGCCTCACCGACCTCCCCTCCTCGTCGTCGTGGGCGTTCCCGCCCCGCCCGCACACCCACCACGTCCGGTGGATTCAGGCCGACGCTCACGATTCGGATCACCTCTACGTCGCCGTGGAGGCCGGCGCGCTCGTCCGGACCCACGACGGCGGCGAGACGTGGGAAGACCGCGTCGAGGGGTCGCGGCGCGACACGCACTCGATGACAGTCCACTCCGACGCCCCGGGTCGCGCCTACTGCGCCGCGGGCGACGGCTACGCCGAGACGGAAGACGGCGGGGAGACGTGGACCCACCCACAGGCGGGACTCGACCACCGCTACTGCTGGAGCGTCGTCGTCGACCCGGCGGACCCCGACCACCGACTGCTCTCCGCGGCCAGCGGCGCGATGCGCGCTCACCGGGCGGGGTCGGCCGACACGTACGTCTACCGGAAGCAGGGGGAGGACCCGTGGGAGCGCGTCGACGGTCTGCCGACGGGGGACGGGGTGACGCGGTACGTCCTCGCCGTCGGAGACGAGGGGTTCTACGCGCTGTCGAACGCGGGGCTGTTTCGCTCTCCCGACGGTGGAGACGAACCGTGGGACCGACTCCCGCTCGCCGTCGACGACGACGCCACCGTCGCGGGTCTCGTCGCTATCTGA
- a CDS encoding geranylgeranyl reductase family protein, with the protein MYDFVVVGVGPAGARFARRAAEAGYDVLALEKGEVGTPLACSGHVSTDIWDYLPPKAKEQLFQNRIYGADFHVGGPASGARRFYKREEISNVIDRVQLDRTLADLAREAGADVREHHTVTGVDEREDRVVLTVKHGDSTEDVEAKMVAGCDGPVSRVRRSLGLPEPGETLHGVLAFSDEVDHGDYVDVHLTVPRFFAWRIPRGEAGVEYGLAAPPGASVNEMFDVLTREYDVETDHFCSGAIPIGPPETVTTDRAFLIGDAAAQTKPFTGGGILYGMTAADHAARAIDPDAPATLDAYEAAWRSDLAREIRLGHWVRRCYSLPEPVQKFGLRALSGEIGVHMDRPTSLFSREGLKKLVSR; encoded by the coding sequence ATGTACGACTTCGTCGTGGTGGGTGTCGGCCCCGCCGGTGCCCGGTTCGCACGCCGGGCCGCCGAGGCCGGCTACGACGTCCTCGCGCTGGAGAAGGGGGAGGTGGGGACGCCGTTGGCGTGCTCCGGGCACGTCTCGACCGACATCTGGGACTACCTCCCGCCGAAAGCCAAGGAGCAACTGTTCCAGAACCGCATCTACGGCGCGGACTTCCACGTCGGCGGTCCCGCGAGCGGCGCGCGCCGCTTCTACAAGCGCGAGGAGATATCGAACGTCATCGACCGCGTTCAGTTGGACCGGACGCTCGCGGACCTCGCCCGCGAGGCCGGCGCCGACGTCCGCGAACACCACACCGTGACGGGCGTCGACGAGCGCGAGGACCGCGTGGTGCTCACGGTCAAACACGGGGACTCGACCGAAGACGTCGAGGCGAAGATGGTCGCCGGCTGTGACGGTCCCGTCTCGCGGGTCCGCCGCTCGCTCGGCCTGCCCGAACCGGGCGAGACGCTCCACGGCGTCCTCGCCTTCTCGGACGAGGTGGACCACGGCGACTACGTCGACGTCCACCTCACCGTCCCGCGCTTCTTCGCGTGGCGCATCCCCCGGGGCGAGGCGGGCGTCGAGTACGGCCTCGCCGCCCCGCCGGGCGCGTCGGTCAACGAGATGTTCGACGTTCTGACCCGCGAGTACGACGTCGAGACCGACCACTTCTGTTCCGGCGCGATTCCCATCGGCCCCCCCGAGACGGTGACGACCGACCGCGCCTTCCTCATCGGAGACGCCGCCGCCCAGACCAAGCCGTTCACCGGCGGCGGCATCCTCTACGGAATGACCGCCGCCGACCACGCGGCTCGAGCCATCGACCCCGACGCACCCGCGACACTGGACGCGTACGAGGCCGCGTGGCGGTCGGACCTCGCCCGCGAGATTCGCCTCGGCCACTGGGTCCGGCGGTGTTACTCGCTCCCGGAACCGGTGCAGAAATTCGGCCTGCGGGCGCTCTCGGGGGAAATCGGCGTCCACATGGACCGGCCCACCTCGCTTTTCTCGAGAGAGGGGCTGAAGAAACTCGTGAGTCGGTGA
- the ygfZ gene encoding CAF17-like 4Fe-4S cluster assembly/insertion protein YgfZ — MTLVGDLHEAHGAVFTERGGVSVVDHYGRPERTHRAVRNGVGVIEMGYGVLVVEGDDRVDFVDNAVSNRVPDSEEEGCYALLLDPQGRIETELFVYNAGERLLLFTPPSRIQPLLEDWREKVFIQDVQLRDASGDFGVFGVHGPRSTEKIASVLNHAGAPEEPFSFVRGSMADVGVTVVATDAPTGEEGYEVVCPADQAERLFDTLLTRGNAAIPVGYRTWDTLTTEAGTPLFDSELEGRVPNVVGVRSALDFEKGCYVGQEVVSKVENRGQPSNRLVGLLPEALPDREAAVFAGDEAVGEVTRAVESPLLERPIALAFVDYDLPERVGAGDGLTVRVDGDEVDADLTTLPFVEGGVPSGRLPEYPADEEVD; from the coding sequence ATGACGCTCGTAGGCGACCTCCACGAGGCACACGGTGCCGTCTTCACCGAGCGCGGCGGGGTCAGCGTCGTCGACCACTACGGCCGCCCCGAACGCACCCACCGAGCGGTGCGCAACGGCGTCGGCGTCATCGAGATGGGCTACGGCGTGCTCGTCGTCGAGGGCGACGACCGCGTCGACTTCGTCGACAACGCCGTCTCGAACCGCGTTCCCGATTCGGAAGAGGAGGGCTGTTACGCGCTTCTCCTCGATCCGCAGGGCCGCATCGAGACGGAACTGTTCGTCTACAACGCGGGCGAGCGCCTCCTGCTCTTTACGCCGCCGTCGCGAATCCAACCCCTCCTGGAGGACTGGCGCGAGAAGGTGTTCATCCAGGACGTCCAGTTGCGCGACGCCTCGGGCGACTTCGGCGTCTTCGGCGTCCACGGGCCGCGCTCCACCGAGAAAATCGCGTCCGTCCTCAACCACGCGGGCGCGCCGGAGGAGCCGTTCTCGTTCGTCCGCGGATCGATGGCCGACGTCGGCGTTACCGTCGTCGCTACCGACGCTCCCACCGGAGAAGAGGGATACGAGGTCGTCTGCCCCGCCGACCAGGCCGAGAGGCTGTTCGACACGCTCCTCACGCGCGGTAACGCCGCCATCCCCGTCGGCTACCGGACGTGGGATACGCTCACGACCGAGGCGGGGACGCCGCTGTTCGATTCCGAGCTAGAGGGGAGAGTTCCGAACGTCGTCGGCGTCCGTTCCGCCCTCGACTTCGAGAAGGGCTGTTACGTCGGCCAGGAGGTCGTCTCGAAGGTCGAGAACCGGGGACAGCCGAGCAACCGACTCGTCGGCCTCCTCCCGGAAGCGCTGCCAGACAGGGAGGCAGCCGTGTTCGCGGGCGACGAGGCGGTCGGCGAGGTGACGCGCGCCGTCGAGAGCCCGCTCTTGGAACGCCCCATCGCGCTGGCGTTCGTCGACTACGACCTGCCCGAGCGGGTGGGTGCGGGCGATGGTCTCACCGTCCGCGTCGATGGCGACGAGGTCGACGCCGACCTCACGACCCTCCCGTTCGTCGAGGGGGGCGTTCCGTCGGGGCGACTGCCGGAGTATCCAGCGGACGAAGAGGTCGACTAA
- a CDS encoding DUF6432 family protein, with the protein MRARREFRKRKDIDVAILDALVDRASEGMTVYELRAVVDADIDAIGEALDRLKSDSLITVEGEDDRVRIMPAERVVPDPGEAPDDEGSLLDRIRDRLGF; encoded by the coding sequence ATGAGAGCGCGGCGGGAGTTCCGGAAGCGAAAGGACATCGACGTCGCCATCCTCGATGCCCTCGTCGACCGGGCCTCGGAGGGCATGACCGTCTACGAACTGCGGGCCGTCGTCGACGCCGACATCGACGCCATCGGCGAGGCGCTCGACCGTCTCAAGTCCGACTCGCTCATCACTGTCGAGGGCGAGGACGACCGCGTGCGCATCATGCCCGCAGAGCGCGTCGTCCCCGACCCCGGCGAGGCCCCCGACGACGAGGGGAGCCTGCTCGATAGGATCCGCGACCGACTCGGCTTCTGA
- a CDS encoding DUF7093 family protein, with amino-acid sequence MGLRCLLGHDFGPSGVVREHEEDGSEMVVTEREIRRCRRCGEEQVLSESTEVRAIRTEGEVRSERRDADAVAPASSTQGADVGDESPLNADAAASPASEGMESASTPDATGLRNTAESVTEPDESSVAAETVPDVGPELEEADDADSNTSLIERAEAGFDDADDPEEEDAVILDDATPEREHGAWPDSGDAPEPSGAVGDGGTDPTSADGAGEDAETDDDAADDSRSLAERAAEEDAELMGGSDASAPAASEQADASDSMSAASSSASGGAWPSHEDENEDEGFSADAATAGGPGLAYGNELTPTATNGQSRSHAEDDAYETSYLDNTVEQREGDGTIVSAREDDSQSPRPGVETEYYCPNCGHTRPLDSSIRTGDICPECQQGYIAERER; translated from the coding sequence ATGGGTCTCAGGTGCCTGCTCGGACACGACTTCGGCCCCTCGGGCGTCGTTCGCGAGCACGAAGAGGATGGGAGCGAGATGGTGGTGACCGAGCGCGAGATTCGGCGCTGCCGCCGGTGCGGCGAGGAACAGGTCCTCTCCGAGAGTACGGAGGTCAGAGCCATCCGGACGGAGGGAGAAGTCCGCTCGGAGCGGCGGGACGCCGACGCCGTCGCCCCCGCGAGCAGTACGCAGGGTGCGGACGTCGGCGACGAGTCGCCGCTGAACGCCGACGCCGCTGCGTCACCGGCCAGCGAGGGGATGGAGTCGGCGTCGACGCCGGACGCGACGGGGCTCCGAAACACCGCCGAGTCGGTCACCGAACCCGATGAGAGCAGCGTGGCGGCAGAGACGGTACCCGACGTCGGTCCGGAACTCGAAGAAGCGGACGACGCCGACTCGAACACGTCGCTCATCGAGCGCGCGGAGGCCGGGTTCGACGACGCCGACGACCCCGAGGAGGAGGACGCGGTCATCCTCGACGACGCCACGCCCGAACGCGAGCACGGAGCGTGGCCCGACAGCGGCGACGCGCCCGAACCGAGCGGGGCAGTCGGCGACGGTGGCACGGACCCCACCAGCGCCGACGGCGCGGGAGAGGACGCCGAAACCGACGACGACGCGGCCGACGACTCCCGTTCGCTCGCCGAGCGGGCGGCCGAAGAGGACGCCGAACTGATGGGCGGGAGCGACGCCAGCGCACCCGCCGCGAGCGAGCAGGCCGACGCGTCGGACTCGATGTCGGCGGCTTCGTCGTCGGCGTCGGGGGGCGCGTGGCCCTCCCACGAGGACGAGAACGAGGACGAGGGCTTCTCGGCCGACGCGGCGACGGCCGGCGGGCCGGGGCTGGCTTACGGCAACGAACTCACGCCCACGGCGACGAACGGGCAGAGTCGGAGCCACGCCGAGGACGACGCGTACGAGACGTCCTACCTCGACAACACCGTCGAGCAGCGCGAGGGCGACGGCACCATCGTCAGCGCGCGCGAGGACGACAGCCAGTCCCCGCGTCCCGGCGTCGAGACGGAGTACTACTGTCCGAACTGCGGACACACCCGACCGCTCGACTCGTCGATTCGGACGGGCGACATCTGCCCCGAGTGCCAGCAGGGGTACATCGCCGAGCGGGAGCGATGA
- a CDS encoding DUF5611 family protein: MKEYKMRRGETLEENAPDLKATIEEYFGPVTGTDEWNGNELYVVDEPDNPVFKRIVAGAAKYSGKKDQLAVHFEEHEAAAILEKGLEDHAQDAVSAKNEFLLEVTGRDAKSRRDSMKRAVEDDAPDY, encoded by the coding sequence ATGAAAGAGTACAAGATGCGACGGGGCGAGACGCTCGAGGAGAACGCCCCGGACCTCAAAGCGACTATCGAGGAGTACTTCGGTCCCGTCACGGGCACCGACGAGTGGAACGGGAACGAACTGTACGTCGTCGACGAACCGGACAACCCGGTGTTCAAGCGCATCGTCGCCGGCGCGGCGAAGTACAGCGGCAAGAAGGACCAACTCGCCGTCCACTTCGAGGAACACGAGGCCGCAGCCATCCTCGAGAAGGGACTCGAAGACCACGCACAGGACGCCGTCTCCGCGAAGAACGAGTTCCTCCTCGAAGTGACGGGCCGCGACGCGAAGTCCCGCCGCGACTCGATGAAGCGCGCCGTCGAGGACGACGCCCCCGACTACTGA
- a CDS encoding universal stress protein, with amino-acid sequence MSLDTIVLAVGPNDADRYERLAEETIDLGVGADSHVVLAHVFTDEEYASALDRLEIDATAEEATPGGVARRHTTTRELGKLLEEAGMEYEVRGGVGEHGKEIVAIAKEVDADLVIVGGRKRSPAGKAVFGSTAQEVMLEAPCPVTFVRADTK; translated from the coding sequence ATGAGTCTCGACACCATCGTGCTGGCAGTGGGACCGAACGACGCGGATCGGTACGAACGACTCGCGGAGGAGACCATCGACCTCGGCGTGGGGGCGGATTCCCACGTCGTCCTCGCACACGTGTTCACCGACGAGGAGTACGCGTCTGCACTCGACAGGCTGGAGATCGATGCGACCGCGGAGGAGGCGACGCCCGGTGGGGTCGCCCGCCGGCACACGACGACGCGCGAACTCGGAAAACTGCTCGAGGAGGCCGGCATGGAGTACGAGGTGCGCGGCGGCGTCGGCGAGCACGGGAAGGAGATCGTCGCCATCGCGAAGGAGGTCGACGCCGACCTCGTCATCGTCGGTGGCCGGAAGCGTTCGCCCGCCGGCAAGGCCGTCTTCGGAAGCACGGCCCAGGAAGTGATGCTCGAAGCGCCCTGTCCGGTGACGTTCGTCCGCGCCGATACGAAGTGA
- a CDS encoding ROK family protein: protein MTYYVGVDLGATNVRAVVADAEGTIIGSSKRGTPRGPTGIAITEAVLEVTRAACDEAGIDPEAAVAAGIGSIGPLDLAEGAVENPANLPDTIDRIPLTGPLSVLLDTDRVFLHNDTAAGVIGERFHSERNPDDVVYITISTGIGAGVCIDGHVVSGWDGNAGEVGHMTVDPHGFMTCGCGHDGHWEGYCSGKNIPRYAYELFQEDASVETDLPVDDPDFSAADVFEHAGEDEFADYVIDQLCHWNAMGVANVIHAYAPIVIYIGGAVALRNPDHVVDPIRERVDDMVMVNVPDIQLTALGDEVVVKGAVASAMTGGTGDRARL, encoded by the coding sequence ATGACGTACTACGTCGGTGTCGACCTGGGGGCGACGAACGTCAGGGCTGTCGTCGCGGACGCCGAGGGGACCATCATCGGCAGCAGCAAACGTGGCACGCCGCGCGGCCCGACGGGAATCGCCATCACCGAAGCCGTGCTCGAGGTCACGCGCGCCGCCTGCGACGAGGCCGGTATCGACCCGGAGGCGGCCGTCGCGGCGGGCATCGGCTCTATCGGCCCGCTCGATCTCGCCGAGGGTGCCGTCGAGAACCCGGCGAACCTCCCCGACACCATCGACCGCATCCCGCTCACCGGTCCGCTCTCCGTCCTGCTCGACACCGACCGCGTCTTCTTGCACAACGACACGGCCGCGGGCGTCATCGGCGAGCGCTTCCACTCCGAGCGCAACCCCGACGACGTCGTCTACATCACCATCTCGACCGGCATCGGCGCCGGCGTCTGCATCGACGGCCACGTCGTCTCGGGGTGGGACGGCAACGCCGGCGAGGTCGGCCACATGACGGTCGACCCGCACGGCTTCATGACGTGTGGCTGTGGGCACGACGGTCACTGGGAGGGCTACTGCTCGGGCAAGAACATCCCGCGCTACGCCTACGAACTGTTCCAGGAGGACGCCAGCGTCGAGACCGACCTCCCCGTCGACGACCCCGATTTCTCCGCCGCCGACGTCTTCGAACACGCCGGCGAGGACGAGTTCGCCGACTACGTCATCGACCAGCTCTGCCACTGGAACGCGATGGGCGTCGCCAACGTCATCCACGCGTACGCCCCCATCGTCATCTACATCGGCGGCGCCGTCGCGCTCCGAAACCCCGACCACGTCGTCGACCCCATCCGCGAGCGCGTCGACGACATGGTGATGGTCAACGTCCCCGACATCCAACTCACGGCGCTGGGCGACGAAGTCGTGGTGAAGGGGGCCGTCGCGAGCGCGATGACCGGAGGAACGGGTGACCGTGCCAGACTGTAG
- a CDS encoding LVIVD repeat-containing protein, translating to MRRRSVLRGTAALVGASALASSARAHEGEGSDGTVSGGSSDRYAPLGYVDVPGANEAVVGDEETVYVATGDGYATVDVSDPTAPRVLARRTGLRSDAENGPLVNVQDVKVDGETLIVAGPAHPRRNALSGFVVVDVSDPTSPTERGFFETDYPIHNCDVADGRAYLTGNDGSRNPLVVVDVSDPTDPVELGRWSLLDADARWESVNANRRSLHDVTVRDGVAVCALWDAGTWLVDVADPTAMTALGSVDAPAPDQLDAGPRPALTPPGNHHYATRSGDLLAVGKESFGVRIDEDGDGRSDSLVGGPSGVDLWDVSDLEAPERLSTVPPPVSDDSTLGGTWTTAHNLDIENETLYTSWYRGGVKRHDVSNPLTPTEESWWLAPDETSFWTARAVTTGFFVASSRGVEDVPGRLYTFPDRPGEGSSGAALGSDDSTTEATATDTASTRADRTDPTNATDASGGDTGPESTVSAPGFGVGAGLAALAGGAWWLRRHTDD from the coding sequence ATGCGCAGGCGTAGCGTCCTCCGGGGAACCGCGGCGCTCGTCGGGGCGTCGGCGCTCGCCTCCTCCGCACGCGCCCACGAGGGCGAGGGGAGCGACGGGACCGTCTCGGGCGGGTCGAGCGACCGGTACGCGCCCCTCGGATACGTCGACGTTCCCGGCGCAAACGAAGCGGTCGTCGGCGACGAGGAGACGGTGTACGTCGCGACCGGCGACGGCTACGCGACTGTCGACGTGAGCGATCCGACCGCTCCGCGGGTGCTGGCGCGGCGGACGGGACTTCGGAGCGACGCGGAGAACGGCCCGCTCGTGAACGTTCAGGACGTGAAAGTCGACGGCGAGACGCTCATCGTCGCGGGGCCGGCCCACCCGCGGCGGAACGCCCTCTCGGGCTTCGTCGTCGTCGACGTCTCCGACCCCACCTCCCCCACCGAACGCGGCTTCTTCGAGACCGACTACCCCATCCACAACTGCGACGTCGCCGACGGCCGGGCGTACCTCACCGGGAACGACGGCTCACGAAACCCCCTCGTCGTCGTCGACGTCTCCGACCCCACCGACCCCGTCGAACTCGGTCGGTGGTCCCTCCTCGACGCCGACGCCCGGTGGGAGAGCGTGAACGCGAACCGTCGGTCGCTCCACGACGTGACGGTCCGCGACGGCGTCGCCGTCTGTGCGCTGTGGGACGCCGGCACCTGGCTGGTCGACGTCGCCGACCCGACGGCGATGACCGCGCTGGGGAGCGTCGATGCGCCCGCCCCCGACCAACTCGATGCGGGCCCCCGACCGGCCCTCACGCCCCCGGGGAATCACCACTACGCGACGCGTTCGGGCGACCTCCTCGCCGTCGGAAAGGAGTCGTTCGGCGTCCGCATCGACGAGGACGGCGACGGGCGCTCGGATTCCCTCGTCGGCGGACCGAGCGGCGTCGACCTCTGGGACGTCTCGGACCTCGAAGCCCCCGAGCGACTGTCGACCGTTCCCCCGCCCGTCAGCGACGACTCCACCCTCGGGGGAACGTGGACGACGGCGCACAACCTCGACATCGAGAACGAGACGCTCTACACGTCGTGGTACCGTGGCGGCGTGAAGCGACACGACGTCTCCAACCCGCTCACTCCCACCGAAGAGTCGTGGTGGCTCGCGCCCGACGAGACGAGCTTCTGGACGGCACGGGCAGTCACGACCGGATTCTTCGTCGCGTCGAGCCGCGGGGTCGAGGACGTCCCCGGCCGGCTCTACACGTTCCCCGACCGACCCGGTGAGGGGTCGTCGGGGGCCGCGCTCGGGTCGGACGACAGCACGACCGAGGCGACGGCGACGGACACCGCGTCGACGCGGGCCGACCGGACAGACCCGACGAATGCGACGGACGCGAGCGGTGGGGACACCGGACCGGAGTCGACCGTCTCCGCTCCCGGGTTCGGCGTCGGAGCGGGACTAGCGGCGCTGGCTGGTGGTGCTTGGTGGCTGCGGCGACACACGGACGACTGA